In the Rubrivivax gelatinosus IL144 genome, GAACAGGCGGTAGCCGACATCGGCCATCATCGGGCGCAGCTGTTCGGCGGCACGCAGCATGTCGTCGAGCATGGGCTGCAGCTCCAGCGGCTGGCCGCCGAGCACGCCGGTCAGCTCGGCGTTGTGCAGGTCGAGCAGCGTGCGCAGCTTGGCTTCGAGGCGCTCGGGGTGCTTCAGATCCTGCACGCGCAGCGCGCGGCGCGCGACCTTGTCTTCGTAGGCCGGACCGATGCCCTTGCCGGTGGTGCCGATCTTGCCGCTGCCGCAGCTCTCGCGCTGCGCTTCACGGGCGCGGTCGATCTCGACGTGGAACGGCAGGATCAGCGGGCAGGACTCGCTGATGAACAGGCGCGAGCGCACGTCCAGGCCCAGCGCCTCGAGGCGCTCGATCTCGCCGAGCAGGTGCTTCGGGTCGACGACGACGCCGTTGCCGATGTAGCACTTGACGCCCTCGCGCATGATGCCCGACGGGATCAGCTGCAGCGCCGTCTTGCGCCCGGCGATGACCAGGGTGTGGCCGGCATTGTGGCCGCCCTGGAAACGCACGACGCCCTGGGCGTGGTCGGTCATCCAGTCGACGACCTTGCCCTTGCCTTCGTCGCCCCACTGGGTGCCGACGACCACGACGTTGCGTCCCGCGGTCGGGAGGATGCCTGTTTGCATGGGATGGGTTCCTTAACGGGATTCAGCAGGCGCGCAGCTGCCACTGGCCGTCCAGCAGCACGAGCTCGCGGTCGCATTCGAAAGCCTGGGTCTCGACTTCGTGACCCGGCAGCGCGGCGATGACGGTTTCTCCGGCTTCGCGCAAACGGCGCACGGCGGCGCGCAGCGCGGCGTCGTCGCCCCAGGGGGCGCGGATCGCGCGGCCGGCGCCGACGGCCGGCGCCAGGTCGGCCAGCGCCTTCAGGTCCAGGCTGAAGCCGACGGCCGGCCGGTTGCGGCCGAAGACCGCGCCGACTTCGTCGTAGCGGCCGCCCCGCGCCAGCGCGTCGGCGCTGCCGGCGCCGTAGACGGCGAAGCGCAGGCCGCTGTAGTAGGCGTAGCCGCTCATGTCCGACAGGTCGAAGCCGATCGCCAGACCGGGGAACGCGGCGCGCAGGTGGCGCGCGGTCCATTCGAGCTGCTCGATCGCGGCGGTGATCAGGCTGCGCTGGGGCAGCTCGCTGCGCGCCGCGGCCAACACCTCGTCGCCACCGTACAGGCGCAGCAGCGCCCGCAGGCCGTGGCGGGTCTCGTCGGGCAGGCCGACGGCCAGCGCTTCGAGCGCCGAAGCGTCCTTCTCGGACAGCGCGGCGACGACGTCCTGCAGGCGCGAGGCGTCCACCGGCGCGCCGGCGAGCACGCCGCGCAGCACGCGCGCGTCGGCCAAGTCGATCGTCAGATCGGACAGGCGGGCAGCGTGCAGGCAGTCCAGCGCCAGCTCGGCGACCTCGAGGTCGGCTTCCAGGCCACCGTGACCGAAGATCTCGGCGCCGAACTGCAGCGGCTCGCGCGTCGCGTTCAGCCCCGAGGGCCGGGTGTGCAGCACCGGGCCGCAGTAGCAGAGCCGGGTGACACCTTCGCGGTTGAGCAGATGGGCGTCGATGCGCGCCGCCTGCGGCGTCGTGTCGGCGCGCAGGCCGAGCGTGCGGCCGCTCAGCTGGTCGACGAGCTTGAACGTCTTGAGGTCGAGTTCACGACCGGTGCCCGACAGCAGCGACTCGAGGTGCTCGAGCAGCGGCGGCATCACGAGCTCGAAGCCGTAGCCGCGGGCGCGGTCCAGAAGGCGCCGCCTCAGCTCCTCGATGCGTCGGGCGTCGGCGGGCAGGACGTCGGCGATATGCTCGGGCAAGAGCCAAGCTGACAACATTCGAAAAGGCCTGCAGCGCTTAAAAAGGGGATTGTACGCGGCGTTGCCGGCCCGGCCGACGAACGGCCGAGCGCACCGCGGGGCGGCTCAGTGCCAGAGCGCCAGCAGCACCAGGCCGACGCTGATGCAGCCCAGGCCGAGGAAGCGGATC is a window encoding:
- a CDS encoding ATP phosphoribosyltransferase regulatory subunit, coding for MSAWLLPEHIADVLPADARRIEELRRRLLDRARGYGFELVMPPLLEHLESLLSGTGRELDLKTFKLVDQLSGRTLGLRADTTPQAARIDAHLLNREGVTRLCYCGPVLHTRPSGLNATREPLQFGAEIFGHGGLEADLEVAELALDCLHAARLSDLTIDLADARVLRGVLAGAPVDASRLQDVVAALSEKDASALEALAVGLPDETRHGLRALLRLYGGDEVLAAARSELPQRSLITAAIEQLEWTARHLRAAFPGLAIGFDLSDMSGYAYYSGLRFAVYGAGSADALARGGRYDEVGAVFGRNRPAVGFSLDLKALADLAPAVGAGRAIRAPWGDDAALRAAVRRLREAGETVIAALPGHEVETQAFECDRELVLLDGQWQLRAC